Proteins encoded by one window of Candidatus Mesenet endosymbiont of Phosphuga atrata:
- a CDS encoding transposase, giving the protein MYNILGIDQNGRKEVLGFYLADSEFWLSVLNDLKVWNRCLCRWTKKLSINNVFPNAEVQLCIMHQIN; this is encoded by the coding sequence ATGTATAACATACTAGGTATAGATCAAAATGGCAGAAAAGAAGTATTGGGCTTTTATCTGGCTGATAGTGAGTTCTGGCTTAGTGTATTAAATGATCTCAAAGTGTGGAATCGTTGCCTGTGTAGATGGACTAAAAAGCTTTCCATAAACAACGTATTTCCCAACGCAGAAGTGCAATTGTGTATAATGCATCAGATAAACTAA